In Gadus chalcogrammus isolate NIFS_2021 chromosome 23, NIFS_Gcha_1.0, whole genome shotgun sequence, a genomic segment contains:
- the LOC130377009 gene encoding LOW QUALITY PROTEIN: oligodendrocyte transcription factor 2-like (The sequence of the model RefSeq protein was modified relative to this genomic sequence to represent the inferred CDS: inserted 2 bases in 1 codon) translates to MVRQMRFGVTSGFPVFLMRTMDSDNSRVSRPASPDVERIFLAAMKKTVHGFSGAVSSTQGDSSHDIAADLRSLSSNDDDDTLSLKMLSKKDRKLLSENELQSIRLKINSRERKRMHDLNVAMDGLREVMPYAHGPSVRKLSKIATLLLARNYILMLSSSLXEMKRLVSEIYGSSSGGGGHHHHGVFHPSACGGSMAHGAPLPGHPTVSHASHPAVHHALLPPAVSSASLSAPSISAVTSVRPHHGLLKAPVASAGPLGSSFHHWGMSAGGMPCPCSMCQVPPPPPHVAMSLSRLTSDSK, encoded by the exons ATGGTTCGTCAGATGAGATTTGGAGTAACAAGTGGATTTCCAGTTTTTTTG ATGAGGACCATGGACTCCGATAACAGCCGTGTGTCAAGACCCGCTTCCCCCGACGTGGAGCGCATCTTCCTGGCGGCCATGAAGAAAACGGTGCACGGTTTCTCGGGCGCGGTGTCCTCCACGCAGGGCGACTCCTCCCACGACATCGCCGCCGACCTGCGCAGCCTCTCGAGCAACGACGATGACGACACGCTGTCCCTCAAGATGCTCTCCAAGAAGGACCGCAAGCTGCTCTCCGAGAACGAGCTGCAGTCCATCCGCCTGAAGATCAACAGCCGCGAGCGGAAGAGGATGCACGACCTCAACGTGGCCATGGACGGCTTGCGCGAGGTCATGCCCTACGCGCACGGGCCCTCCGTGCGCAAACTCTCCAAGATCGCCACGCTACTGCTGGCGCGAAACTACATCCTGATGCTGAGCAGCTCGCT GGAGATGAAGCGGTTGGTGAGCGAGATCtacggcagcagcagcggcggcggcggtcaccaccaccacggggTGTTCCATCCCTCCGCGTGCGGCGGGAGCATGGCGCACGGCGCCCCGCTGCCCGGCCACCCGACGGTTTCTCACGCCTCGCACCCGGCGGTGCATCACGCGCTGTTGCCCCCCGCGGTGTCCAGCGCGTCGCTGTCGGCGCCGAGCATCTCCGCCGTGACGTCTGTCAGGCCGCACCACGGACTCCTCAAGGCGCCCGTGGCCAGCGCGGGCCCGCTGGGCAGCAGCTTCCATCACTGGGGCATGAGCGCGGGCGGCATGCCGTGCCCGTGCAGCATGTGTCAggtccccccgcctcccccgcaCGTGGCCATGAGTCTTTCGAGGCTGACAAGCGACTCCAAATAA